GTCAAACTAACTCGAACTCTCTTTATTTGAGTTTTTTCTGGCAACCAGGAGGTAAAGCAGAATACCCGGACAAAAACGATCAACTCTCACTTCAATTCTTAAATGAAGATGGGGCATGGATCACTATCTGGCACCAATTGGGAGGTGACACCCTGGACCGAACGGTGTTTACCCAAGAAATAATTCAGGTAAACCAAGAATTTCAACATGAGGAATTTCAATTTAGGTTTACAGCAGAAGGAAGACAAGTAGGACCTTTTGACAGCTGGCTTTTAGATTATATTTATTTAAATGAAGATCGTTCTGAAGATGATATCACCTATAAAGATCGAAGCCTTACCCAATCCAACTTGGTAAGTTTGGGAGACTATGGTGCCTATCCATTCGAACTACTGAATAGTCAACAAACTGGACAATGGGACAGCGTTCAGAATCAATTCTTGAATTTAGAAGATAGATTTAGAGCCATGGAATACTCTATTCTGGCAAAAGATACTTTGAGTAATTCCATCGTCTCTATCAACAGTAATACTCCTTTTAATCCCGTTCCCAACTCAAGAGAACGAAGAACCTTTCAAAGCTTGAACTTTGAGGAAGTGCCAAACGCAGAAAAAGCGACTTCCATTGAGTTCACAACCTACTTAACAACTGGAGATCAAGAGTTGTTTTCCATTTCCAATGGTGACACGACCTATTATCCAGAAGTAGATTTCAGGATCAATGATACTGTAAGAACTTATTTCCCTATTCAGGATTTCTTTGCATATGATCATGGATCAGCAGATTATGCTGCCGGAATTAACCAAAAGTCGGGAATGCTCGCTGTCAAATATGATACGCCTACAGATGTTTTTTTAAAAGGGATTTCTATCAACTTCACCAACGCAAACCAAGCAAATCAGGCCATCGATATCCTTGTCTGGGAAGATCTGGAGACAGAACCCATTTTTAGAAGAGAGGATTTAATCCCGGTAAAAGATGCAGGACAGGAATTCCTTTACTATTCATTGGATACCAATATTCAGGTTTCAGGAGAATTTTATGTAGGCTTTGCACAATTTACTAATGACTTTATTCATGTAGGTTTAGATAAGTCTGTTGATCATGGTGATAAGTTATTCTACAATATTGTAGGAACCTGGGTGGAGAATGAAGAAGTAAGCGGATCTCTAATGATTCGTCCTCATATCGCTTTAGAAGCCCCTTATGAGGAGACAATTGCACCAGAAGCAAGAATCAAAATTTTCCCAAATCCAGTAACCAGCTTTCTACATTTGGAAGGACGCTTTGGAGACTTAGCAATCTTTGACTCTTTTGGAAGGGAGATTTTTCTAGAAAGAGAACAGACAGAAGAAGGAGAAATTATTAATTTTACTGGCCAAAGGCCTGGGATTTATTTGGTAAAAGTAAGTTCTGAAGCAGAACAGCAAACAATTCGAATTTTAGTTAGATAAAAAATGGAAGACATAACTGTAGAAGACCTCAAAGCAAGACTGGAAAAGAAGGATAAATTTGTATTCTTAGACGTTCGTGAAGAATGGGAATATGAAGATGACAACCTAGGAGCTATGAATATTCCTTTGGCTGATTTACCTACCCGTCTAGATGAAATAGAAAAGTACAAGGATGATGAAATCTTAGTTCATTGTAGATCTGGTGCTAGAAGCGGAAACGCTAAAAAATTCTTAGAATCCAAAGGATTTTCAAAAGTTCGAAATGTTTTAGGCGGAATCATGGCCTATAGAAATCTTTAATTCAACTCCCTTCGGGGAGTTTTTTTATGTGAAAATAAATGGCTTTGGGGCAAAGCTTATCAAGAAAATAAGGATTGCTACCCAACCTATAATTTTTCTATTTGTACTCAATTGTTTATATCCCGAAACTTCAGGATGTCTTAAGCCCATCACTCTCCCGAGTAAAAAGGCAAAAAACAACCAACCTTGGTACCCCACCCATTCTGGGTTAAAAAATGCAATCGCATATTGGACAGCAGCAATAGTCAAAATCAAAGTCAATTTATTCTGAGTACTTAAGTTCGATTTGCTATAACACAAGTACAGATAGCCCAAATACAAGGGCCCCATCAACATTAAATCCTCCAACTCCATAAAAGGAGTAATAAAGCCCAATCCTGCATAGCCGATAAAACCGGTAAAAGCGATCAATGATATCTCTTGATGATGTTTTGGAAACAATCCAAATATCACATGTCCCCCATCCAGCTGACCAATGGGCAATAAGTTAAGGGCCGTAAAAAACAGTGCTAAATAACCTGCAAATAACAATGGATAATGAATCACCTCTCCCATGGAAGGAATCCTCTCTGGATCACCAAAAAGCTCACCTAGTCCCCAAAACAAGAGATTGTTTCCCAACTCAAAATTCAAAACCTCTTCCCCATACCCTTCAAAGTTGGGATCTGCATATTCCGGATGAACCTCATAAATGTACTCAGCGGGAGGAAGCGTGGAAAAACCATAGACTAATAAGCCCAAAGCCACTACAAAACCTGCCAAAGGACCCGCAACACCAATATCAAAGAATTTCTTCCGGCTGTTAACCATCCCTTTCATTTTAATCACAGCTCCAAAGGTTCCAATCGAAGGGATCCCAATAAACCCGAGCCATACAGGAATGAAAAAAGGGAGAGAGCATTTTACTTTATGATAAAGTGAAGTGAAAAAATGCCCTAACTCGTGAATTAGCAGAATACCTATGAAGGAAATCGAAAAAGCGGTAGATCTCCAGAAATAATCCATACTTAAAAAATCCTCTCCGGAGGCTAGAATTGATTTACTATAGACCCATTCACCACCTGCTAAAGTTGCTGTAAGTAGCGTCAGTATAAACAACAGTCCATGGACTAGATACTCCTTCTTACTATACATGTTTTAAGTAATCAAAAATGACATCAGGACCTGTCACGTGGACCGCCTGGATTCCCATATCTGCTGCTCCTTTGATATTTGCTTCCAAGTCATCAAAAAACACGACTCTTTCCGGCTCTGCTCCCAATTCATTCAACATCTTTTGATAAATGGCTGCCGAAGGTTTTGACTCCCCCATTTCATGACTTAAGAACACATGGTCAACTAAAGGTGAAAAATCTGGGAGTTGGAATTTTTTCTGAAGCATTTTATATACTTCGAGTATATGGATTTCATTGGTATTACTTAAAATACCTAGCTTGTAATGTTCCTTCAGCTTTTTGATGAGATCAATTCGTTCCTCTGGTATTTCCATCAAAAGAGAGTTCCATAGATCATCAACTTTTTGATCTTCCCAATCTTGGGAAAAATAAGATCTCACTTTATTTCTAAAAGAATTTGAATCTATGAGTCCTTTCTCATAATCTTTATGAAAATCAGTGATATAAAAAGAATCCACCTTATCATGGTGAATTTCAGGAAGTTCTGATTTAATTAAATTCAAAGATTTTTGATAGTCAATATCGATGATGACATTTCCCAGGTCAAAAATCAAAAAATCCGCGTCAAGAGCATTTTTCATGCAGAAATAGTGTTGTGTATTTGACTTCAAATATGTAACATTGCACTCCCAAAACCAAGGTTAAAAGCTTTATAGAAGCCAAAACCAAGAGGTTTTAATTTTGGGGCCTATAGCTCAGTTGGTTAGAGCACCTGACTCATAATCAGGTGGTCCCTGGTTCGAGCCCAGGTGGGCCCACCAAAATAAGGCTGGATTAGTTTCCAGCCTTTTTTATTTTTGACTCTTTTGCACTTCACACATGTCGGTCTGCTACATTATTTTTAGTCCTTCCTTGAATAAATTCTACACAGGAATTACCCAGGAACCTGTCCATATTAGAATCGAAAAGCATAACAAGCACCAATATGGAGCACATAGATTTACTGCAAAGGCAACTGATTGGGAACTCTACCTCCTGCTGGAAGCTCAATCCTATTCCCATGCCCGAAGAATGGAGTTAAAGATCAAAAAAATGAAAAGTGCAAAGTTTATCAGGGACCTAAAAGAAAACTTAGACTTGCAATCACTCTTGATCCAACAAACAATATGAGCACCTGACTCTCCCGACACGTCGGGACAGGTGGTCCCTGCCCACGAAAGA
Above is a window of Algoriphagus machipongonensis DNA encoding:
- a CDS encoding T9SS type A sorting domain-containing protein → MGNRLNIVCACFLFFNLGLILETHAQIVEFAPIHQIKTASNLDFKSNSRIFEGNTLPFWDDFSQGVDTLKWELSGVSYTETIGVNPPSIGQLLFNGVNENGKPYSLSERDNGITDQLTSKPFDLSQTNSNSLYLSFFWQPGGKAEYPDKNDQLSLQFLNEDGAWITIWHQLGGDTLDRTVFTQEIIQVNQEFQHEEFQFRFTAEGRQVGPFDSWLLDYIYLNEDRSEDDITYKDRSLTQSNLVSLGDYGAYPFELLNSQQTGQWDSVQNQFLNLEDRFRAMEYSILAKDTLSNSIVSINSNTPFNPVPNSRERRTFQSLNFEEVPNAEKATSIEFTTYLTTGDQELFSISNGDTTYYPEVDFRINDTVRTYFPIQDFFAYDHGSADYAAGINQKSGMLAVKYDTPTDVFLKGISINFTNANQANQAIDILVWEDLETEPIFRREDLIPVKDAGQEFLYYSLDTNIQVSGEFYVGFAQFTNDFIHVGLDKSVDHGDKLFYNIVGTWVENEEVSGSLMIRPHIALEAPYEETIAPEARIKIFPNPVTSFLHLEGRFGDLAIFDSFGREIFLEREQTEEGEIINFTGQRPGIYLVKVSSEAEQQTIRILVR
- a CDS encoding HAD family hydrolase, which codes for MKNALDADFLIFDLGNVIIDIDYQKSLNLIKSELPEIHHDKVDSFYITDFHKDYEKGLIDSNSFRNKVRSYFSQDWEDQKVDDLWNSLLMEIPEERIDLIKKLKEHYKLGILSNTNEIHILEVYKMLQKKFQLPDFSPLVDHVFLSHEMGESKPSAAIYQKMLNELGAEPERVVFFDDLEANIKGAADMGIQAVHVTGPDVIFDYLKHV
- a CDS encoding rhodanese-like domain-containing protein; translation: MEDITVEDLKARLEKKDKFVFLDVREEWEYEDDNLGAMNIPLADLPTRLDEIEKYKDDEILVHCRSGARSGNAKKFLESKGFSKVRNVLGGIMAYRNL
- a CDS encoding site-2 protease family protein is translated as MYSKKEYLVHGLLFILTLLTATLAGGEWVYSKSILASGEDFLSMDYFWRSTAFSISFIGILLIHELGHFFTSLYHKVKCSLPFFIPVWLGFIGIPSIGTFGAVIKMKGMVNSRKKFFDIGVAGPLAGFVVALGLLVYGFSTLPPAEYIYEVHPEYADPNFEGYGEEVLNFELGNNLLFWGLGELFGDPERIPSMGEVIHYPLLFAGYLALFFTALNLLPIGQLDGGHVIFGLFPKHHQEISLIAFTGFIGYAGLGFITPFMELEDLMLMGPLYLGYLYLCYSKSNLSTQNKLTLILTIAAVQYAIAFFNPEWVGYQGWLFFAFLLGRVMGLRHPEVSGYKQLSTNRKIIGWVAILIFLISFAPKPFIFT
- a CDS encoding GIY-YIG nuclease family protein, with translation MSVCYIIFSPSLNKFYTGITQEPVHIRIEKHNKHQYGAHRFTAKATDWELYLLLEAQSYSHARRMELKIKKMKSAKFIRDLKENLDLQSLLIQQTI